GACTTCACGTCGGCGAAGTCGAGGTTGATCAGGCCGGGCGTGGTGATCAGGTCGGTGATGCCCGAGACACCCTGGAGCAGCACCTGGTCGGCCTGCTTGAAGGCGTCGAGGATCGACACGCTGCGGTCGGTGATCGAGAGCAGCCGGTCGTTGGGGATCACGATGAGGGTGTCGACCTCCTCGCGGAGCTGGCTGATGCCCTCCTCCGCGGAGTTGGCGCGACGACGCCCCTCGAAGGCGAACGGACGGGTCACGACGCCGATGGTCAGCGCGCCCAGCGAGCGCGCGATGCGCGCCACGACGGGGGCGCCGCCGGTGCCGGTGCCACCACCCTCACCGGCCGTCACGAACACCATGTCGGCGCCCTTGATGACCTCTTCGATCTCGTCGGCGTGGTCCTCGGCCGCCTTGGCGCCCACGTCGGGGTTGGCGCCGGCGCCGAGGCCGCGGGTGAGCTCGCGGCCGATGTCGAGCTTGACGTCGGCGTCGCTCATGAGGAGTGCCTGGGCGTCGGTGTTGATCGCGATGAACTCGACGCCCTTGAGGCCGACCTCGATCATCCGGTTGACGGCGTTGACGCCGCCGCCACCGATGCCCACGACCTTGATGATCGCCAGGTAGTTCTGCGCTGCTGCCACGGCTCCGGGGCCTTCCTTGAGAGGTGTGCTGAGAAAGTTCTGGTGACGGGTTGCTCGACTGCTGCCCTCGGGATCCGCGGAACCCTAACCGTGAACCTGAGGGTTATAGTTATGTCAACCTCGCCTTTCGCTAGACCCTAGGCACCGGGCACGCCGAAAGCCCGGTGGACACGCCCACCGATCTGCGTGTTTCAGCAGTAGTCGGACCCTCAGCGGATCGTCGGGTTGCCGGGCACGCTGACGTCGTACACCGACGCCTGCTGCGCGGCCAGCAGCCGGTCGACCACCTGGGCCTTGAGCGCGGACTCCTCCGCGCTCCCCCACATCACCCGACGCTGGTCGCGCATCACCAGGGTGATCTGGTCGACGGTGGCCACCTCGACGTGGTCGACGCGTGAGGCGAGGTCCTGCGGCAGGGCCGAGACGACGGTCGCGGCCTCCTTCAACGCGTCGGTGCCGGCCGCGGCGCCGGGGCGGATGCGCGGCATGCCCTTCGGCGCCGTGCGGTACTCGCGGAACACCACGCCGTCGGCGTCGAGCCCGCGCAGTCGTCCGGAGATGTCGACGACGGCCACGGCCGTGCGCTCCACCACCTCGATGCGTACGCCGTCCGGCCAGGCGCGCGTGACGTCGACCGATCGGACCTCGGCCAGCGAGCCGACGCGCGCGTCGGCGCGGTCGAGGTCGACGAGGGCGAGCTGCTCCCCCAGCGGCAGGTCCGCCATCTCACGCACCCGCGCGTCGCTGAGCAGGTCGTTGCCGACCACCTCGACCTTCTGCACCTGCAGGGTCGCGGAGAAGAACACCAGCCAGGCCGAGGTGGCGAGGAGCCCCACCAGCGCGAGCACGACGAGGACGTAGCGCAGCGAGAGCCAGCGACGGGCCCACTGGCGGCGCGCGAAGCGGCGGCGGGTGCGCTGGGAGGTGCGCTCCTCGCGCTCCACTCACGCACCCCCGAGGAGGTCGAGGACCTGCGGTCCGACGCCGGTGATGTCGCCGGCGCCCAGGGTGATGACGAGGTCGCCGGGACGGGCCCGCTCGGCGAGGGCGTGGGCAGCGGACGTCAGCCCGTCGACGTAGGCGACCTGCCCGGCCGGCAGCGGGACGGCGTCGGCGACGAGCCGTCCGGTGACGGCCGGGTCGGGCTCCTCGCGGGCGACGTAGACGTCGAGCACCACGACCTCGTCGGCCGCCCCGAGGGCCGCACCCATCGCCTCCCCGAAGATCCGGGTGCGGGAGACCAGGTGCGGCTGGAACGCGGCCACGACGCGCCCCTCGCCGGCCAGCGCGCGGGCGGCCTCGAGGTCGCCGCGGATCTCGACGGGGTGGTGGGCGTAGGAGTCGTAGACCCGCACTCCCCCGACCTCGCCCTTGAGCTCCATGCGCCGGCCGGTCCCGGTGAAGGCGCCGAGGCCGGCGACGAGGTCGTCGAAGGCGCAGCCGAGGCGCAGGCCCATGGCCAGGGCGGCGACGGCGTCGAGGACGTAGTGGCGACCCGGGATGCGCAGGCGCAGCTCGCCGAGATCCGCGCCGTCGCGGCGGACGCGGCACACGGACGTGGATCCGTCGAGGGTGAGGCCCTCGATGCGGAGGTCGGCGTCGTCCGACTCCCCCACGGTGACGACCTCGAGGCCCGCGGCACGTGCGCGTCCGGCCAGGAGCGCGGCGCCCGGGTCGTCCACGACGCACACCAGGAAGCC
This sequence is a window from Nocardioides sp. S5. Protein-coding genes within it:
- the ftsZ gene encoding cell division protein FtsZ, whose product is MAAAQNYLAIIKVVGIGGGGVNAVNRMIEVGLKGVEFIAINTDAQALLMSDADVKLDIGRELTRGLGAGANPDVGAKAAEDHADEIEEVIKGADMVFVTAGEGGGTGTGGAPVVARIARSLGALTIGVVTRPFAFEGRRRANSAEEGISQLREEVDTLIVIPNDRLLSITDRSVSILDAFKQADQVLLQGVSGITDLITTPGLINLDFADVKSVMANAGSALMGIGSARGEDRAVAAAEMAVSSPLLEASIEGAHGVLLSIAGGSDLGLFEINEAAALVSQAAHAEANIIFGATIDDALGDEVRVTVIAAGFDGGMPKRRSDGNVLRQGQPAQTQEQTRAAAQQLAGGSSTPSGHGAGQQGQGRPSAPAQTTFAPSAPSQQSAPSQQSAPSPSSTPSPAAPAQPRQARQVQFDDDELDVPDFLK
- a CDS encoding FtsQ-type POTRA domain-containing protein — translated: MEREERTSQRTRRRFARRQWARRWLSLRYVLVVLALVGLLATSAWLVFFSATLQVQKVEVVGNDLLSDARVREMADLPLGEQLALVDLDRADARVGSLAEVRSVDVTRAWPDGVRIEVVERTAVAVVDISGRLRGLDADGVVFREYRTAPKGMPRIRPGAAAGTDALKEAATVVSALPQDLASRVDHVEVATVDQITLVMRDQRRVMWGSAEESALKAQVVDRLLAAQQASVYDVSVPGNPTIR
- the murC gene encoding UDP-N-acetylmuramate--L-alanine ligase translates to MRIPVPDEILPASDLGRVHCVGIGGAGISAIARIMAAQGVPVTGSDDHDTPFLPALRELGVTCHLGYDAAHVGDADTLVVTTAAREDNPEVLEARRRGLRILPRSAGLAAVMAGSRVLAVAGTHGKTTTTGLLTSALLAAGVDPSYAVGGVLTATGRNADAGSDDLFVAEADESDGAFLVYRPHAAIVTNVEADHLDNWGTEEAYHRAFDDFADTIDRAGFLVCVVDDPGAALLAGRARAAGLEVVTVGESDDADLRIEGLTLDGSTSVCRVRRDGADLGELRLRIPGRHYVLDAVAALAMGLRLGCAFDDLVAGLGAFTGTGRRMELKGEVGGVRVYDSYAHHPVEIRGDLEAARALAGEGRVVAAFQPHLVSRTRIFGEAMGAALGAADEVVVLDVYVAREEPDPAVTGRLVADAVPLPAGQVAYVDGLTSAAHALAERARPGDLVITLGAGDITGVGPQVLDLLGGA